A stretch of Lathyrus oleraceus cultivar Zhongwan6 chromosome 6, CAAS_Psat_ZW6_1.0, whole genome shotgun sequence DNA encodes these proteins:
- the LOC127097673 gene encoding uncharacterized protein LOC127097673: MEIEQDPSLSSAYIRSLVKQLATTKKPKETMNTKHHHEHQNLRKQVKVHKKQGRRRLHTTRPYQEKLLNMAEARREIVTALKFHRASKKQAREEEKHQKYQQQQQQDLRLSHSNQQQLSCFDFEQDLRLSRRNPRIYPSCISNLSNDFSYSSSFSHPSLSLPSWPISSSFSPNLLVENSNITLPNQTLGLNLTLHDFNSLDSTLLLDDNNNNNDLSFCSYSPAPSLSPPLYLTNDLEIPSINEISQGEDVSSMLETIESSPTNQVKEGGSHAAMDDEGMEEMRSLGEQYQMEWNDTMNLVTSTLWFNFLKKMENDAPQEDACHHVFDEFMEFDPTWLNAEEERCLEQWSESENYLPDLGLPW; the protein is encoded by the coding sequence ATGGAAATAGAACAAGACCCTTCTCTCTCTAGTGCTTACATTCGTAGCCTAGTGAAACAATTAGCAACCACAAAAAAACCAAAAGAAACCATGAACACCAAACATCATCATGAGCATCAAAATTTAAGAAAACAAGTCAAAGTTCACAAAAAACAAGGTAGAAGAAGGCTTCACACTACTAGACCTTATCAAGAAAAGCTTCTAAATATGGCTGAAGCTAGAAGAGAAATTGTCACTGCCTTGAAATTTCATAGAGCATCTAAGAAACAAGCTAGAGAAGAAGAGAAACACCAAaaataccaacaacaacaacaacaagattTAAGGTTGTCTCATTCTAACCAAcaacaactttcatgttttgaCTTTGAGCAAGACTTAAGGTTGTCTAGGAGAAATCCTAGGATTTATCCATCATGCATAAGCAATTTATCAAATGATTTTTCCTATTCTTCTTCTTTCTCTCATCCTTCTCTCTCACTTCCATCATGGCCTATTTCTTCATCATTTTCACCAAACCTTTTGGTTGAAAATTCCAATATTACCCTCCCAAATCAAACTCTAGGATTGAACCTTACTTTACATGATTTTAACAGCTTAGATTCTACCCTTTTGCTTgacgacaacaacaacaataatgatTTATCCTTTTGTTCTTATTCACCTGCACCATCTTTATCTCCTCCACTTTATTTAACAAACGATCTCGAAATTCCTTCTATTAATGAAATATCACAAGGAGAAGATGTTTCCTCAATGCTAGAAACCATTGAATCAAGTCCTACAAACCAGGTGAAGGAAGGAGGCTCTCATGCAGCCATGGATGATGAAGGTATGGAAGAGATGAGATCATTGGGAGAGCAGTATCAAATGGAATGGAATGACACTATGAATCTGGTTACATCAACTTTGTGGTTCAACTTCTTGAAGAAAATGGAAAATGATGCACCACAAGAGGATGCATGTCATCATGTCTTTGATGAATTCATGGAGTTTGATCCTACTTGGTTGAATGCAGAAGAAGAAAGGTGTTTAGAACAGTGGTCAGAATCAGAGAATTATTTGCCAGATCTTGGCTTACCTTGGTAA